In Beijerinckiaceae bacterium, the sequence GGCCCGAGGCGGAAGCCGACCTCGTGCAAGCGCTCGCGCTCTATCCGGACCAGCCTCTCGTCTTGAACTATCTTGGCTACAGCTGGGTCGATCAAGGCATGAACCTCGACGAAGCTTTCAACATGCTGCGCCGCGCCGTCGAGTTGCGGCCGACCGACGGATATATCGTCGATAGCCTCGGCTGGGCCAATTATAAACTTGGCCGCCTCGATGAAGCGGTCAAGGAACTTGAGCGCGCCATCGACCTCAAACCCTCCGATCCCGTGATCAATGATCATCTGGGCGATGCCTATTGGCGGGTCGGACGCAAACTCGAGGCGCATTTCCAATGGAATCACGCGCGCGACCTCGATCCGGAGCCCGATGACAAGGTCAAGATCCTGCGTAAAATCGAGCATGGCCTCGACGAAGAAGGACTTCCAGCCGCCGCTGAAGCCGATCCGAAAAAAAACGGAGGCTGATGTCCGATGGCGGCCGTAAGCGTGCGAGCCTCCGCGGTGCGGAATGCCAGAGCTCTTGTCGCGAACGAAAAATTTGAGGCATTGGTGGCGATCCAGTCCGGGCGCGCCTGTTGATCCTGAGCAAGGTAAGCAGCGCCGTGCCTCGCCTTTCAACCGAACGCGCGCCCGCGAAGATCAATCTCACCTTGCATATCGTCGGCCGCGGCGCCGACGGTTGGCACGCGCTTGAAAGCCTGGTCGCTTTTTCGCGCGGGGGCGACACGCTCACCTTTGCCGAGGGCCAACCCCTAGCTCTTTCGATCGAGGGTCCGACCGCAGCGGCTTCGGGCACACTCAACGACAATCTCGTCTTGCGCGCCGCGCGCAACTTCGCCGACTTTTATCCGGGGGCCAGGCTCGGCGCCTTCCATCTCCGCAAGCGTTTACCCGTGGCGGCTGGATTGGGAGGGGGATCGTCGGACGCGGCAGCCGCCCTGCGGTTGCTTGCCCGCGCCAATGGCCTATCGATCGAGGATGCGCCCGTGATTGACGCCGCGCGCGCAACCGGGTCCGATGTTCCGGTTTGCCTGGCAAAGCGTGCGCGCGTGATGCAG encodes:
- a CDS encoding 4-(cytidine 5'-diphospho)-2-C-methyl-D-erythritol kinase; this translates as MPRLSTERAPAKINLTLHIVGRGADGWHALESLVAFSRGGDTLTFAEGQPLALSIEGPTAAASGTLNDNLVLRAARNFADFYPGARLGAFHLRKRLPVAAGLGGGSSDAAAALRLLARANGLSIEDAPVIDAARATGSDVPVCLAKRARVMQGKGEQLGPLLALPPLIGLMVNPGVPVATASVFSRMNITRGTATGFGGHPDLYPGMAMDSLIAALRKGRNDMEGAACRLAPVIGDVLSILSAAPGCRLARMSGSGATCFALFKDCRSAARAKKAILRAHPSWWAKACVLN